The following proteins are co-located in the Lepisosteus oculatus isolate fLepOcu1 chromosome 9, fLepOcu1.hap2, whole genome shotgun sequence genome:
- the LOC102694758 gene encoding cytochrome P450 2J2-like isoform X1 yields the protein MLLYSLLEYLDIKSCILFLFVFLLIIDIMTNNNLKNFPPGPKPFPLLGNVFTAVDISEIDKLAEKYGPVFSLWRGRENTVFVSGYKMVKEALVNQGENFADRPVVPLFDKVYQGLGLALSNGYQWKKHRRFALTTLKNFGMGKNTLESFILEENRFLYKAFKEEHGRPFDPHFLLNSAISNVICSMVFGHRFEYNDPRFQGILRRTDESFLLIGSLRAQLYNVCPSIMKFLPGPHQTVFSNYKKVKAFLKEEIENHRKNWDPSNSRDFIDTYFEEMEKKKDDIPAGFHETNLAICTLDLLEAGTETSATTLRWSLLYMVKYPEIQKKVQAEIDRVIGKERQPSMADRVHLPYTDAVIHEVQRMGNIVPLNVPRMTTKDTTLGGYFISKGTAVITNISSVLFDKNEWETPDTFNPKHFLDSYGKFRKRDAFLPFSAGKRVCLGEQLARMELFMFFTSFLQQFTFCAPQGVDVSLEAQMGFTLSPRPFKICAIPR from the exons ATGCTGCTGTATTCCTTGCTGGAATATCTGGATATAAAAAGCTGCATTCTCTTCCTCTTTGTGTTTCTGTTGATTATTGACATCAtgacaaataataatttaaagaatTTTCCTCCAGGTCCCAAGCCTTTTCCCTTGCTGggaaatgttttcactgctgtGGACATCAGTGAAATTGATAAG CTTGCTGAAAAATATGGCCCTGTCTTCAGTTTGTGGAGGGGAAGAGAAAATACAGTTTTTGTGTCCGGTTACAAAATGGTCAAGGAAGCTCTAGTAAACCAAGGAGAAAATTTTGCAGACCGCCCTGTAGTTCCTTTGTTTGACAAAGTCTACCAAGGCCTCG GCCTGGCGTTAAGCAACGGGTACCAATGGAAAAAACATAGAAGGTTTGCCCTTACAACCTTAAAGAACTTTGGCATGGGCAAGAATACTCTGGAGTCGTTCATCCTTGAGGAGAACAGATTCCTTTACAAGGCCTTCAAGGAAGAGCATG gAAGACCTTTTGACCCCCACTTCTTATTGAACAGCGCCATTTCCAATGTCATATGCTCTATGGTGTTTGGGCACCGTTTTGAGTACAATGACCCAAGGTTTCAAGGTATTCTGCGAAGGACTGATGAGAGTTTCCTCCTGATAGGCTCATTAAGAGCCCAG cTCTACAATGtctgccccagtataatgaagTTTTTACCTGGACCTCACCAGACTGTTTTTTCAAACTATAAGAAAGTCAAAGCCTTCCTGAAGGAAGAGATCGAAAATCACAGGAAGAACTGGGACCCCTCCAATTCTCGTGATTTCATTGATACCTACTTTGAAGAGATGGAAAAG AAAAAGGATGACATTCCAGCAGGATTCCATGAGACAAATCTGGCCATATGTACTCTGGACCTGTTAGAAGCGGGGACAGAGACCTCTGCGACAACTCTGCGCTGGAGCCTCCTCTACATGGTCAAATACCCAGAAATTCAAA AGAAGGTCCAGGCTGAGATAGACAGAGTGATCGGAAAGGAACGGCAACCTTCAATGGCAGACAGAGTGCATCTTCCCTACACTGATGCTGTGATCCATGAGGTCCAGAGGATGGGCAATATTGTTCCCCTGAATGTGCCCAGGATGACTACTAAAGACACTACACTGGGaggttattttatttctaag GGTACAGCAGTGATAACCAATATATCCTCAGTGCTTTTTGACaaaaatgagtgggaaacaccCGACACATTTAATCCCAAGCACTTCCTGGACTCCTATGGAAAATTTCGGAAAAGAGAtgcttttcttccattttcagCAG GAAAGAGGGTGTGTCTGGGGGAGCAGCTAGCTCGGATGGAGCTGTTTATGTTCTTCACTTCATTTCTGCAACAGTTCACCTTCTGTGCTCCTCAGGGGGTAGATGTCAGTTTGGAGGCTCAAATGGGATTCACTCTGTCTCCACGACCCTTTAAAATATGTGCCATCCCTCGATAA
- the LOC102694758 gene encoding cytochrome P450 2J2-like isoform X2, with amino-acid sequence MPSGHGWSGDLVLGGSLDIRTSMLSEGPKPFPLLGNVFTAVDISEIDKLAEKYGPVFSLWRGRENTVFVSGYKMVKEALVNQGENFADRPVVPLFDKVYQGLGLALSNGYQWKKHRRFALTTLKNFGMGKNTLESFILEENRFLYKAFKEEHGRPFDPHFLLNSAISNVICSMVFGHRFEYNDPRFQGILRRTDESFLLIGSLRAQLYNVCPSIMKFLPGPHQTVFSNYKKVKAFLKEEIENHRKNWDPSNSRDFIDTYFEEMEKKKDDIPAGFHETNLAICTLDLLEAGTETSATTLRWSLLYMVKYPEIQKKVQAEIDRVIGKERQPSMADRVHLPYTDAVIHEVQRMGNIVPLNVPRMTTKDTTLGGYFISKGTAVITNISSVLFDKNEWETPDTFNPKHFLDSYGKFRKRDAFLPFSAGKRVCLGEQLARMELFMFFTSFLQQFTFCAPQGVDVSLEAQMGFTLSPRPFKICAIPR; translated from the exons atgccctcaggccacggatggagcggcgacctggtgctaggcggatctttggacatccgaacatcaatgctgagcgaag GTCCCAAGCCTTTTCCCTTGCTGggaaatgttttcactgctgtGGACATCAGTGAAATTGATAAG CTTGCTGAAAAATATGGCCCTGTCTTCAGTTTGTGGAGGGGAAGAGAAAATACAGTTTTTGTGTCCGGTTACAAAATGGTCAAGGAAGCTCTAGTAAACCAAGGAGAAAATTTTGCAGACCGCCCTGTAGTTCCTTTGTTTGACAAAGTCTACCAAGGCCTCG GCCTGGCGTTAAGCAACGGGTACCAATGGAAAAAACATAGAAGGTTTGCCCTTACAACCTTAAAGAACTTTGGCATGGGCAAGAATACTCTGGAGTCGTTCATCCTTGAGGAGAACAGATTCCTTTACAAGGCCTTCAAGGAAGAGCATG gAAGACCTTTTGACCCCCACTTCTTATTGAACAGCGCCATTTCCAATGTCATATGCTCTATGGTGTTTGGGCACCGTTTTGAGTACAATGACCCAAGGTTTCAAGGTATTCTGCGAAGGACTGATGAGAGTTTCCTCCTGATAGGCTCATTAAGAGCCCAG cTCTACAATGtctgccccagtataatgaagTTTTTACCTGGACCTCACCAGACTGTTTTTTCAAACTATAAGAAAGTCAAAGCCTTCCTGAAGGAAGAGATCGAAAATCACAGGAAGAACTGGGACCCCTCCAATTCTCGTGATTTCATTGATACCTACTTTGAAGAGATGGAAAAG AAAAAGGATGACATTCCAGCAGGATTCCATGAGACAAATCTGGCCATATGTACTCTGGACCTGTTAGAAGCGGGGACAGAGACCTCTGCGACAACTCTGCGCTGGAGCCTCCTCTACATGGTCAAATACCCAGAAATTCAAA AGAAGGTCCAGGCTGAGATAGACAGAGTGATCGGAAAGGAACGGCAACCTTCAATGGCAGACAGAGTGCATCTTCCCTACACTGATGCTGTGATCCATGAGGTCCAGAGGATGGGCAATATTGTTCCCCTGAATGTGCCCAGGATGACTACTAAAGACACTACACTGGGaggttattttatttctaag GGTACAGCAGTGATAACCAATATATCCTCAGTGCTTTTTGACaaaaatgagtgggaaacaccCGACACATTTAATCCCAAGCACTTCCTGGACTCCTATGGAAAATTTCGGAAAAGAGAtgcttttcttccattttcagCAG GAAAGAGGGTGTGTCTGGGGGAGCAGCTAGCTCGGATGGAGCTGTTTATGTTCTTCACTTCATTTCTGCAACAGTTCACCTTCTGTGCTCCTCAGGGGGTAGATGTCAGTTTGGAGGCTCAAATGGGATTCACTCTGTCTCCACGACCCTTTAAAATATGTGCCATCCCTCGATAA
- the LOC102694758 gene encoding cytochrome P450 2J2-like isoform X3 has protein sequence MLLYSLLEYLDIKSCILFLFVFLLIIDIMTNNNLKNFPPGPKPFPLLGNVFTAVDISEIDKLAEKYGPVFSLWRGRENTVFVSGYKMVKEALVNQGENFADRPVVPLFDKVYQGLGLALSNGYQWKKHRRFALTTLKNFGMGKNTLESFILEENRFLYKAFKEEHGRPFDPHFLLNSAISNVICSMVFGHRFEYNDPRFQGILRRTDESFLLIGSLRAQLYNVCPSIMKFLPGPHQTVFSNYKKVKAFLKEEIENHRKNWDPSNSRDFIDTYFEEMEKKKDDIPAGFHETNLAICTLDLLEAGTETSATTLRWSLLYMVKYPEIQKKVQAEIDRVIGKERQPSMADRVHLPYTDAVIHEVQRMGNIVPLNVPRMTTKDTTLGGYFISKGTAVITNISSVLFDKNEWETPDTFNPKHFLDSYGKFRKRDAFLPFSAVHLLCSSGGRCQFGGSNGIHSVSTTL, from the exons ATGCTGCTGTATTCCTTGCTGGAATATCTGGATATAAAAAGCTGCATTCTCTTCCTCTTTGTGTTTCTGTTGATTATTGACATCAtgacaaataataatttaaagaatTTTCCTCCAGGTCCCAAGCCTTTTCCCTTGCTGggaaatgttttcactgctgtGGACATCAGTGAAATTGATAAG CTTGCTGAAAAATATGGCCCTGTCTTCAGTTTGTGGAGGGGAAGAGAAAATACAGTTTTTGTGTCCGGTTACAAAATGGTCAAGGAAGCTCTAGTAAACCAAGGAGAAAATTTTGCAGACCGCCCTGTAGTTCCTTTGTTTGACAAAGTCTACCAAGGCCTCG GCCTGGCGTTAAGCAACGGGTACCAATGGAAAAAACATAGAAGGTTTGCCCTTACAACCTTAAAGAACTTTGGCATGGGCAAGAATACTCTGGAGTCGTTCATCCTTGAGGAGAACAGATTCCTTTACAAGGCCTTCAAGGAAGAGCATG gAAGACCTTTTGACCCCCACTTCTTATTGAACAGCGCCATTTCCAATGTCATATGCTCTATGGTGTTTGGGCACCGTTTTGAGTACAATGACCCAAGGTTTCAAGGTATTCTGCGAAGGACTGATGAGAGTTTCCTCCTGATAGGCTCATTAAGAGCCCAG cTCTACAATGtctgccccagtataatgaagTTTTTACCTGGACCTCACCAGACTGTTTTTTCAAACTATAAGAAAGTCAAAGCCTTCCTGAAGGAAGAGATCGAAAATCACAGGAAGAACTGGGACCCCTCCAATTCTCGTGATTTCATTGATACCTACTTTGAAGAGATGGAAAAG AAAAAGGATGACATTCCAGCAGGATTCCATGAGACAAATCTGGCCATATGTACTCTGGACCTGTTAGAAGCGGGGACAGAGACCTCTGCGACAACTCTGCGCTGGAGCCTCCTCTACATGGTCAAATACCCAGAAATTCAAA AGAAGGTCCAGGCTGAGATAGACAGAGTGATCGGAAAGGAACGGCAACCTTCAATGGCAGACAGAGTGCATCTTCCCTACACTGATGCTGTGATCCATGAGGTCCAGAGGATGGGCAATATTGTTCCCCTGAATGTGCCCAGGATGACTACTAAAGACACTACACTGGGaggttattttatttctaag GGTACAGCAGTGATAACCAATATATCCTCAGTGCTTTTTGACaaaaatgagtgggaaacaccCGACACATTTAATCCCAAGCACTTCCTGGACTCCTATGGAAAATTTCGGAAAAGAGAtgcttttcttccattttcagCAG TTCACCTTCTGTGCTCCTCAGGGGGTAGATGTCAGTTTGGAGGCTCAAATGGGATTCACTCTGTCTCCACGACCCTTTAA
- the LOC102694758 gene encoding cytochrome P450 2J2-like isoform X4, whose product MLLYSLLEYLDIKSCILFLFVFLLIIDIMTNNNLKNFPPGPKPFPLLGNVFTAVDISEIDKLAEKYGPVFSLWRGRENTVFVSGYKMVKEALVNQGENFADRPVVPLFDKVYQGLGLALSNGYQWKKHRRFALTTLKNFGMGKNTLESFILEENRFLYKAFKEEHGRPFDPHFLLNSAISNVICSMVFGHRFEYNDPRFQGILRRTDESFLLIGSLRAQLYNVCPSIMKFLPGPHQTVFSNYKKVKAFLKEEIENHRKNWDPSNSRDFIDTYFEEMEKKKDDIPAGFHETNLAICTLDLLEAGTETSATTLRWSLLYMVKYPEIQKKVQAEIDRVIGKERQPSMADRVHLPYTDAVIHEVQRMGNIVPLNVPRMTTKDTTLGGYFISKGTAVITNISSVLFDKNEWETPDTFNPKHFLDSYGKFRKRDAFLPFSAGGRCQFGGSNGIHSVSTTL is encoded by the exons ATGCTGCTGTATTCCTTGCTGGAATATCTGGATATAAAAAGCTGCATTCTCTTCCTCTTTGTGTTTCTGTTGATTATTGACATCAtgacaaataataatttaaagaatTTTCCTCCAGGTCCCAAGCCTTTTCCCTTGCTGggaaatgttttcactgctgtGGACATCAGTGAAATTGATAAG CTTGCTGAAAAATATGGCCCTGTCTTCAGTTTGTGGAGGGGAAGAGAAAATACAGTTTTTGTGTCCGGTTACAAAATGGTCAAGGAAGCTCTAGTAAACCAAGGAGAAAATTTTGCAGACCGCCCTGTAGTTCCTTTGTTTGACAAAGTCTACCAAGGCCTCG GCCTGGCGTTAAGCAACGGGTACCAATGGAAAAAACATAGAAGGTTTGCCCTTACAACCTTAAAGAACTTTGGCATGGGCAAGAATACTCTGGAGTCGTTCATCCTTGAGGAGAACAGATTCCTTTACAAGGCCTTCAAGGAAGAGCATG gAAGACCTTTTGACCCCCACTTCTTATTGAACAGCGCCATTTCCAATGTCATATGCTCTATGGTGTTTGGGCACCGTTTTGAGTACAATGACCCAAGGTTTCAAGGTATTCTGCGAAGGACTGATGAGAGTTTCCTCCTGATAGGCTCATTAAGAGCCCAG cTCTACAATGtctgccccagtataatgaagTTTTTACCTGGACCTCACCAGACTGTTTTTTCAAACTATAAGAAAGTCAAAGCCTTCCTGAAGGAAGAGATCGAAAATCACAGGAAGAACTGGGACCCCTCCAATTCTCGTGATTTCATTGATACCTACTTTGAAGAGATGGAAAAG AAAAAGGATGACATTCCAGCAGGATTCCATGAGACAAATCTGGCCATATGTACTCTGGACCTGTTAGAAGCGGGGACAGAGACCTCTGCGACAACTCTGCGCTGGAGCCTCCTCTACATGGTCAAATACCCAGAAATTCAAA AGAAGGTCCAGGCTGAGATAGACAGAGTGATCGGAAAGGAACGGCAACCTTCAATGGCAGACAGAGTGCATCTTCCCTACACTGATGCTGTGATCCATGAGGTCCAGAGGATGGGCAATATTGTTCCCCTGAATGTGCCCAGGATGACTACTAAAGACACTACACTGGGaggttattttatttctaag GGTACAGCAGTGATAACCAATATATCCTCAGTGCTTTTTGACaaaaatgagtgggaaacaccCGACACATTTAATCCCAAGCACTTCCTGGACTCCTATGGAAAATTTCGGAAAAGAGAtgcttttcttccattttcagCAG GGGGTAGATGTCAGTTTGGAGGCTCAAATGGGATTCACTCTGTCTCCACGACCCTTTAA
- the LOC102694953 gene encoding cytochrome P450 2J2-like isoform X1 — MSLYSFTECLDAQGILIFLLLFLLITDIVKNKKPKNFPPGPWGLPFVGNIFNIDFKQLHISTAKLAEIYGNVYSLRLGRNKAVFVTGYQMVKEALINQAETFAARPPSPTMERLYSNYGLFFSNGYLWKKQRRFVLSTLRNFGLGRKTLESVISEESRFLQQAIEDEQGKPFNPHFLLNNAVSNIICSMVFGRRFDYSDNRFQRLLHLLSETMHLEGTIWTLLYEAFPVILKYLPGPHNRVFKNYEELQAFVGEEVERHKEDWDPSAPRDYIDSYLAEIQKTNGPRVPLSVNQSHTAVPRVILRHDGRRRSQLPPNKEDTEAGFHEKNLVLCTLDLFIAGTETTSTSLRWALLYMIKHPEIQKKVQAEIESVLGQGRQPSMTNKPNMSYTDAVIHEIQRISNIVPLNAPRMTTKDTTLGGYFLPKGTPVMTNLTSVLFDKTEWQTPDSFNPGHFLDSEGKFVRREAFLPFSAGKRVCLGEQLARMELFLFFTSFLQNFTFKAPEGEEPSVEFQLGGILTPRPFKICAIPR, encoded by the exons ATGTCGTTGTATTCTTTTACTGAATGCCTGGATGCCCAAGGAATTCTGATTTTCCTCTTGCTATTTCTGCTGATAACCGACATTGTCAAGAACAAGAAACCCAAGAACTTCCCTCCTGGACCCTGGGGGCTACCCTTCGTGGGAAACATCTTTAATATCGACTTTAAACAGCTCCATATTTCCACGGCAAAG CTGGCAGAAATCTATGGTAATGTTTATAGCCTGAGGCTTGGAAGAAATAAAGCTGTGTTTGTGACGGGCTATCAGATGGTGAAGGAGGCTCTGATCAATCAGGCAGAGACCTTTGCGGCTCGACCCCCAAGTCCAACAATGGAGAGACTTTACAGCAACTATG GTTTGTTCTTTAGCAATGGATATCTGTGGAAGAAACAGAGAAGATTTGTTCTTTCCACCCTGAGGAACTTTGGGCTGGGTAGGAAGACTCTGGAGTCAGTGATTTCTGAGGAGAGTAGGTTTCTCCAGCAGGCTATAGAAGATGAGCAAG GTAAACCTTTCAATCCCCACTTTCTTCTGAACAATGCTGTTTCAAACATCATCTGCTCCATGGTATTTGGACGCAGATTTGATTACAGTGACAATCGCTTCCAGAGGCTGCTGCACTTACTGTCAGAAACCATGCATTTGGAAGGAACGATATGGACACTG CTATATGAAGCTTTCCCTGTGATATTGAAGTATTTACCAGGACCACACAACAGGGTCTTTAAGAACTATGAAGAACTTCAAGCCTTTGTGGGGGAAGAAGTTGAGAGGCACAAGGAAGATTGGGACCCATCAGCACCCAGAGACTACATTGACAGCTACTTAGCAGAGATACAAAAG accaacggaccacgagtgcccctgtcggtcaaccaatcacataccgcggtaccccgcgtcatcttgcgtcacgatgggcgacgccgtagccaattacctccg AATAAAGAGGATACTGAGGCAGGATTCCATGAGAAGAACCTGGTCTTGTGCACTTTGGACCTGTTTATAGCTGGGACTGAGACCACCTCTACCTCTCTACGCTGGGCTCTTCTCTACATGATCAAACACCCAGAGATACAGA AGAAAGTCCAGGCTGAGATAGAGAGTGTGCTTGGACAGGGACGGCAGCCCTCCATGACAAACAAGCCCAACATGTCCTACACTGATGCTGTTATCCATGAAATCCAGAGGATAAGCAATATTGTTCCTCTGAATGCACCAAGGATGACTACTAAAGATACAACACTGGGGGGATATTTTCTTCCAAAG ggTACACCAGTAATGACAAACCTGACCTCAGTGCTGTTTGACAAGACTGAATGGCAGACACCAGACTCCTTCAATCCCGGGCATTTCTTGGACTCTGAAGGGAAGTTTGTCAGACGAGAagcttttcttccattttcagCAG GAAAGAGGGTGTGTCTGGGAGAGCAGCTGGCCCGGATGGAGCTGTTCCTGTTCTTCACTTCCTTCTTGCAGAACTTCACATTCAAAGCCCCTGAAGGGGAAGAACCCAGTGTGGAATTTCAATTAGGGGGCATCCTAACTCCTCGGCCTTTCAAGATCTGTGCCATTCCACGTTGA
- the LOC102694953 gene encoding cytochrome P450 2J2-like isoform X2 encodes MSLYSFTECLDAQGILIFLLLFLLITDIVKNKKPKNFPPGPWGLPFVGNIFNIDFKQLHISTAKLAEIYGNVYSLRLGRNKAVFVTGYQMVKEALINQAETFAARPPSPTMERLYSNYGLFFSNGYLWKKQRRFVLSTLRNFGLGRKTLESVISEESRFLQQAIEDEQGKPFNPHFLLNNAVSNIICSMVFGRRFDYSDNRFQRLLHLLSETMHLEGTIWTLLYEAFPVILKYLPGPHNRVFKNYEELQAFVGEEVERHKEDWDPSAPRDYIDSYLAEIQKNKEDTEAGFHEKNLVLCTLDLFIAGTETTSTSLRWALLYMIKHPEIQKKVQAEIESVLGQGRQPSMTNKPNMSYTDAVIHEIQRISNIVPLNAPRMTTKDTTLGGYFLPKGTPVMTNLTSVLFDKTEWQTPDSFNPGHFLDSEGKFVRREAFLPFSAGKRVCLGEQLARMELFLFFTSFLQNFTFKAPEGEEPSVEFQLGGILTPRPFKICAIPR; translated from the exons ATGTCGTTGTATTCTTTTACTGAATGCCTGGATGCCCAAGGAATTCTGATTTTCCTCTTGCTATTTCTGCTGATAACCGACATTGTCAAGAACAAGAAACCCAAGAACTTCCCTCCTGGACCCTGGGGGCTACCCTTCGTGGGAAACATCTTTAATATCGACTTTAAACAGCTCCATATTTCCACGGCAAAG CTGGCAGAAATCTATGGTAATGTTTATAGCCTGAGGCTTGGAAGAAATAAAGCTGTGTTTGTGACGGGCTATCAGATGGTGAAGGAGGCTCTGATCAATCAGGCAGAGACCTTTGCGGCTCGACCCCCAAGTCCAACAATGGAGAGACTTTACAGCAACTATG GTTTGTTCTTTAGCAATGGATATCTGTGGAAGAAACAGAGAAGATTTGTTCTTTCCACCCTGAGGAACTTTGGGCTGGGTAGGAAGACTCTGGAGTCAGTGATTTCTGAGGAGAGTAGGTTTCTCCAGCAGGCTATAGAAGATGAGCAAG GTAAACCTTTCAATCCCCACTTTCTTCTGAACAATGCTGTTTCAAACATCATCTGCTCCATGGTATTTGGACGCAGATTTGATTACAGTGACAATCGCTTCCAGAGGCTGCTGCACTTACTGTCAGAAACCATGCATTTGGAAGGAACGATATGGACACTG CTATATGAAGCTTTCCCTGTGATATTGAAGTATTTACCAGGACCACACAACAGGGTCTTTAAGAACTATGAAGAACTTCAAGCCTTTGTGGGGGAAGAAGTTGAGAGGCACAAGGAAGATTGGGACCCATCAGCACCCAGAGACTACATTGACAGCTACTTAGCAGAGATACAAAAG AATAAAGAGGATACTGAGGCAGGATTCCATGAGAAGAACCTGGTCTTGTGCACTTTGGACCTGTTTATAGCTGGGACTGAGACCACCTCTACCTCTCTACGCTGGGCTCTTCTCTACATGATCAAACACCCAGAGATACAGA AGAAAGTCCAGGCTGAGATAGAGAGTGTGCTTGGACAGGGACGGCAGCCCTCCATGACAAACAAGCCCAACATGTCCTACACTGATGCTGTTATCCATGAAATCCAGAGGATAAGCAATATTGTTCCTCTGAATGCACCAAGGATGACTACTAAAGATACAACACTGGGGGGATATTTTCTTCCAAAG ggTACACCAGTAATGACAAACCTGACCTCAGTGCTGTTTGACAAGACTGAATGGCAGACACCAGACTCCTTCAATCCCGGGCATTTCTTGGACTCTGAAGGGAAGTTTGTCAGACGAGAagcttttcttccattttcagCAG GAAAGAGGGTGTGTCTGGGAGAGCAGCTGGCCCGGATGGAGCTGTTCCTGTTCTTCACTTCCTTCTTGCAGAACTTCACATTCAAAGCCCCTGAAGGGGAAGAACCCAGTGTGGAATTTCAATTAGGGGGCATCCTAACTCCTCGGCCTTTCAAGATCTGTGCCATTCCACGTTGA